In Piliocolobus tephrosceles isolate RC106 chromosome 6, ASM277652v3, whole genome shotgun sequence, the following are encoded in one genomic region:
- the ARRDC4 gene encoding arrestin domain-containing protein 4, which produces MGGEAGCAAAVGAEGRVKSLGLVFEDERKGCYSSGETVAGHVLLEASEPVALRALRLEAQGRATAAWGPSAGPRASASASALAVFSEVEYLNVRLSLREPPAGEGIILLQPGKHEFPFRFQLPSEPLVTSFTGKYGSIQYCVRAVLERPKVPDQSVKRELQVVSHVDVNTPALLTPVLKTQEKMVGCWFFTSGPVSLSAKIERKGYCNGEAIPIYAEIENCSSRLIVPKAAIFQTQTYLASGKTKTIRHMVANVRGNHIASGSTDTWNGKTLKIPPVTPSILDCCIIRVDYSLAVYIHIPGAKKLMLELPLVIGTIPYNGFGSRNSSIASQFSMDMSWLTLTLPEQPEAPPNYADVVSEEEFSRHIPSYPQPPNCEEEVCCPMFACIQEFRFQPPPLYAEVDPHPSDVEETQPVSFIL; this is translated from the exons ATGGGCGGCGAGGCTGGGTGCGCGGCGGCCGTGGGTGCCGAGGGCCGCGTGAAGAGCCTGGGTCTGGTGTTCGAGGACGAGCGCAAGGGCTGCTACTCCAGCGGCGAGACAGTGGCCGGGCACGTGCTGCTGGAGGCGTCCGAGCCGGTGGCCCTGCGCGCGCTGCGCCTGGAGGCCCAGGGCCGCGCCACCGCCGCCTGGGGCCCGAGCGCCGGCCCCCGCGCCTCAGCCAGCGCTTCGGCCCTGGCTGTCTTCTCGGAGGTGGAGTACCTGAACGTGCGCCTCAGCCTGCGGGAGCCCCCAGCCG GTGAAGGCATCATTTTATtacagcctggaaaacatgaATTTCCATTTCGCTTTCAACTTCCATCTGA ACCTTTGGTCACCTCATTTACTGGGAAATATGGAAGCATTCAGTACTGTGTCCGGGCAGTGTTGGAACGACCCAAGGTACCTGATCAGAGTGTAAAGAGGGAACTGCAGGTTGTTAGTCATGTCGATGTCAACACACCAGCATTACTA ACCCCTGTATTgaaaactcaagagaaaatgGTTGGCTGTTGGTTTTTCACTTCTGGTCCAGTCTCGCTGAGTGCCAAAATTGAAAGAAAGGGATACTGTAATG gAGAAGCTATTCCAATCTATGCAGAAATAGAGAATTGTTCCTCTCGTCTGATTGTTCCAAAGGCTGCTATCTTCCAAACCCAGACGTATTTGGCTAGTGGAAAAACAAAGACCATTCGACACATGGTCGCCAATGTGCGAGGAAACCACATTGCTTCTGGGAGCACGGACACATGGAATGGGAAAACGCTCAAAATTCCACCTGTCACTCCATCCATCCTGGATTGCTGCATTATCAGAGTGGACTATTCCTTAGCT GTGTACATTCACATTCCTGGTGCTAAAAAATTGATGCTTGAACTGCCATTAGTGATTGGTACAATTCCATATAATGGTTTTGGCAGCAGAAACTCCAGCATTGCCAGCCAATTCAGTATGGATATGAGCTGGTTGACACTGACCCTGCCAGAACAGCCTGAAG CACCACCAAATTATGCAGATGTGGTATCAGAGGAAGAATTCTCTAGACACATTCCTTCTTACCCTCAACCCCCTAACTGTGAGGAAGAAGTGTGCTGTCCTATGTTTGCCTGTATACAGGAATTCCGGTTTCAACCCCCACCTCTTTATGCAGAG GTTGATCCACATCCTAGCGATGTAGAAGAGACCCAGCCTGTTTCCTTCATTCTGTGA